In Helianthus annuus cultivar XRQ/B chromosome 9, HanXRQr2.0-SUNRISE, whole genome shotgun sequence, the following are encoded in one genomic region:
- the LOC110879530 gene encoding wall-associated receptor kinase-like 14 isoform X1, with amino-acid sequence MIKPQQFLILFLSILPSITSQQPITCNQSCPGYQTNPVQYPFGFSSGCEIPLNCTPNGEVFIGEFSVQQLNPDSLLVSLPAKCGRLINTLTNLYSDHYAPMSSNAILMENCTAQMKNCMIPMTTLRTHLEIVNCSGAQGGDGNVSCYSSDVTRMFLDYGNVTSMGCRFLFSGVATEMIGNSPAISLDIQVVRLGWWRRGGCDCSVDAECTKIVSPVDGSDGHRCSCKSGFAGDGYKAGSGCRSMKAGSSGCNPSKYFSGHCGGTGRIGVLVGAVFVGASLIVCIGLIICYIRRRSILRSRSRVSRQFYQAKGITIPIYTYKEIEKATNCFSEKQRLGTGAYGTVYSGKLHNGEWVAIKRIKHRSDCDDSIDQVMNEIRLLSSVSHPNLVRLLGCSVDKDEQILVYEFMPNGTLCQHLQKERGNGLPWLVRLTIATETAQAIAYLHSNLDPPIYHRDVKSSNILLDYSYTTKVADFGLSRLGIMESSHISTAPQGTPGYLDPEYHQNFHLSDKSDVYSFGVVLVEIITAFKALDFSRRHNEVNLAALAVDRIKRGCLDEIIDPSLEHNKDTWTYSSIHKVAELAFRCLAFHSEMRPSMAEVAAELERIRVSREENTSLSLDGTNHSSVSIVNEKQISQEVKIDESDKKGLLNNMNSTDEQNVSPNYADDRWLSESSSPLSSGRLGSGSKV; translated from the exons ATGATTAAACCACAGCAATTCCTCATACTATTCCTATCTATTCTACCATCAATCACCTCCCAGCAACCCATCACATGTAACCAGTCATGCCCCGGCTACCAAACCAATCCCGTCCAGTACCCATTCGGCTTCTCCTCCGGCTGTGAAATCCCGCTAAACTGCACCCCAAACGGTGAGGTTTTCATCGGCGAATTCTCGGTCCAACAACTCAACCCGGACAGCTTACTCGTAAGCCTTCCGGCCAAGTGCGGACGCTTAATCAACACCCTCACAAACCTCTACAGTGACCACTACGCGCCCATGTCATCAAACGCTATCCTCATGGAAAACTGTACGGCGCAGATGAAAAACTGCATGATTCCCATGACGACGTTACGTACCCATCTCGAGATAGTTAACTGCAGTGGCGCACAAGGTGGTGATGGCAACGTGAGCTGTTATTCTAGTGATGTTACTCGTATGTTTCTTGATTATGGAAATGTTACGAGCATGGGGTGCCGGTTTTTGTTCTCTGGGGTTGCGACCGAGATGATTGGGAATAGTCCGgcgatatcgttggatattcaagtgGTTAGATTGGGGTGGTGGCGTAGGGGTGGTTGTGATTGTTCGGTTGATGCGGAGTGTACGAAGATTGTGTCGCCGGTTGATGGAAGCGATGGGCATCGGTGTAGTTGTAAGAGTGGGTTTGCTGGTGATGGGTATAAGGCTGGCTCCGGTTGCCGGAGCATGAAAG CAGGCTCATCTGGTTGCAATCCTTCAAAATATTTCTCTGGTCATTGTGGAGGGACTGGTAGAATTGGAGTTCTAGTCGGAG CTGTTTTTGTTGGGGCTTCATTGATTGTTTGCATAGGCTTGATTATATGCTACATTCGTCGTCGGAGCATTTTAAGATCTCGAAGTAGAGTAAGCAGACAGTTTTACCAAGCTAAAGGCATCACAATTCCAATTTACACTTACAAAGAGATCGAAAAGGCCACAAATTGCTTCTCTGAAAAACAAAGACTAGGAACCGGGGCATATGGCACCGTTTATTCGGGCAAACTCCACAATGGTGAATGGGTAGCAATTAAAAGGATCAAACATCGGTCCGATTGTGACGACAGCATTGATCAAGTCATGAACGAGATCAGACTTCTTTCATCGGTAAGCCATCCAAACCTTGTGCGGTTATTAGGTTGTTCGGTTGATAAAGATGAGCAAATCCTCGTTTACGAGTTCATGCCAAATGGGACTTTGTGCCAACATTTACAAAAAGAGAGAGGCAACGGGCTTCCTTGGCTCGTTCGCCTTACAATCGCTACTGAAACCGCTCAAGCAATTGCTTATCTACACTCAAATCTAGATCCTCCAATATACCATAGAGATGTGAAATCTAGCAACATATTGTTAGATTATAGTTATACAACCAAAGTAGCAGATTTTGGCCTTTCTAGACTAGGAATAATGGAGTCATCACATATTTCAACTGCTCCACAAGGCACACCAGGATACTTAGACCCCGAATATCATCAAAACTTTCATTTATCTGATAAGAGTGACGTTTATAGCTTTGGAGTTGTGTTAGTTGAGATTATAACGGCTTTTAAGGCCTTAGATTTTTCTCGACGACATAATGAGGTTAATCTAGCAGCACTCGCTGTTGATCGAATCAAAAGAGGATGTCTTGATGAAATAATCGACCCGTCCCTTGAGCATAATAAAGACACGTGGACTTATTCGTCGATCCATAAGGTTGCTGAGCTGGCATTCAGATGTCTTGCATTTCATAGTGAGATGAGACCTTCTATGGCTGAGGTGGCAGCCGAGTTAGAGCGAATACGGGTTTCTAGAGAAGAAAATACTAGTTTATCATTGGACGGAACTAATCATTCATCGGTATCTATTGTCAATGAGAAACAGATAAGTCAAGAGGTCAAGATTGATGAATCTGATAAGAAAGGTTTGCTTAATAACATGAACTCGACCGATGAGCAAAATGTATCACCAAATTATGCAGATGATCGATGGCTAAGCGAGTCGAGCTCCCCCTTATCCAGCGGTAGACTTGGTTCTGGTTCAAAAGTGTAA
- the LOC110879530 gene encoding wall-associated receptor kinase-like 14 isoform X2 → MIKPQQFLILFLSILPSITSQQPITCNQSCPGYQTNPVQYPFGFSSGCEIPLNCTPNGEVFIGEFSVQQLNPDSLLVSLPAKCGRLINTLTNLYSDHYAPMSSNAILMENCTAQMKNCMIPMTTLRTHLEIVNCSGAQGGDGNVSCYSSDVTRMFLDYGNVTSMGCRFLFSGVATEMIGNSPAISLDIQVVRLGWWRRGGCDCSVDAECTKIVSPVDGSDGHRCSCKSGFAGDGYKAGSGCRSMKGSSGCNPSKYFSGHCGGTGRIGVLVGAVFVGASLIVCIGLIICYIRRRSILRSRSRVSRQFYQAKGITIPIYTYKEIEKATNCFSEKQRLGTGAYGTVYSGKLHNGEWVAIKRIKHRSDCDDSIDQVMNEIRLLSSVSHPNLVRLLGCSVDKDEQILVYEFMPNGTLCQHLQKERGNGLPWLVRLTIATETAQAIAYLHSNLDPPIYHRDVKSSNILLDYSYTTKVADFGLSRLGIMESSHISTAPQGTPGYLDPEYHQNFHLSDKSDVYSFGVVLVEIITAFKALDFSRRHNEVNLAALAVDRIKRGCLDEIIDPSLEHNKDTWTYSSIHKVAELAFRCLAFHSEMRPSMAEVAAELERIRVSREENTSLSLDGTNHSSVSIVNEKQISQEVKIDESDKKGLLNNMNSTDEQNVSPNYADDRWLSESSSPLSSGRLGSGSKV, encoded by the exons ATGATTAAACCACAGCAATTCCTCATACTATTCCTATCTATTCTACCATCAATCACCTCCCAGCAACCCATCACATGTAACCAGTCATGCCCCGGCTACCAAACCAATCCCGTCCAGTACCCATTCGGCTTCTCCTCCGGCTGTGAAATCCCGCTAAACTGCACCCCAAACGGTGAGGTTTTCATCGGCGAATTCTCGGTCCAACAACTCAACCCGGACAGCTTACTCGTAAGCCTTCCGGCCAAGTGCGGACGCTTAATCAACACCCTCACAAACCTCTACAGTGACCACTACGCGCCCATGTCATCAAACGCTATCCTCATGGAAAACTGTACGGCGCAGATGAAAAACTGCATGATTCCCATGACGACGTTACGTACCCATCTCGAGATAGTTAACTGCAGTGGCGCACAAGGTGGTGATGGCAACGTGAGCTGTTATTCTAGTGATGTTACTCGTATGTTTCTTGATTATGGAAATGTTACGAGCATGGGGTGCCGGTTTTTGTTCTCTGGGGTTGCGACCGAGATGATTGGGAATAGTCCGgcgatatcgttggatattcaagtgGTTAGATTGGGGTGGTGGCGTAGGGGTGGTTGTGATTGTTCGGTTGATGCGGAGTGTACGAAGATTGTGTCGCCGGTTGATGGAAGCGATGGGCATCGGTGTAGTTGTAAGAGTGGGTTTGCTGGTGATGGGTATAAGGCTGGCTCCGGTTGCCGGAGCATGAAAG GCTCATCTGGTTGCAATCCTTCAAAATATTTCTCTGGTCATTGTGGAGGGACTGGTAGAATTGGAGTTCTAGTCGGAG CTGTTTTTGTTGGGGCTTCATTGATTGTTTGCATAGGCTTGATTATATGCTACATTCGTCGTCGGAGCATTTTAAGATCTCGAAGTAGAGTAAGCAGACAGTTTTACCAAGCTAAAGGCATCACAATTCCAATTTACACTTACAAAGAGATCGAAAAGGCCACAAATTGCTTCTCTGAAAAACAAAGACTAGGAACCGGGGCATATGGCACCGTTTATTCGGGCAAACTCCACAATGGTGAATGGGTAGCAATTAAAAGGATCAAACATCGGTCCGATTGTGACGACAGCATTGATCAAGTCATGAACGAGATCAGACTTCTTTCATCGGTAAGCCATCCAAACCTTGTGCGGTTATTAGGTTGTTCGGTTGATAAAGATGAGCAAATCCTCGTTTACGAGTTCATGCCAAATGGGACTTTGTGCCAACATTTACAAAAAGAGAGAGGCAACGGGCTTCCTTGGCTCGTTCGCCTTACAATCGCTACTGAAACCGCTCAAGCAATTGCTTATCTACACTCAAATCTAGATCCTCCAATATACCATAGAGATGTGAAATCTAGCAACATATTGTTAGATTATAGTTATACAACCAAAGTAGCAGATTTTGGCCTTTCTAGACTAGGAATAATGGAGTCATCACATATTTCAACTGCTCCACAAGGCACACCAGGATACTTAGACCCCGAATATCATCAAAACTTTCATTTATCTGATAAGAGTGACGTTTATAGCTTTGGAGTTGTGTTAGTTGAGATTATAACGGCTTTTAAGGCCTTAGATTTTTCTCGACGACATAATGAGGTTAATCTAGCAGCACTCGCTGTTGATCGAATCAAAAGAGGATGTCTTGATGAAATAATCGACCCGTCCCTTGAGCATAATAAAGACACGTGGACTTATTCGTCGATCCATAAGGTTGCTGAGCTGGCATTCAGATGTCTTGCATTTCATAGTGAGATGAGACCTTCTATGGCTGAGGTGGCAGCCGAGTTAGAGCGAATACGGGTTTCTAGAGAAGAAAATACTAGTTTATCATTGGACGGAACTAATCATTCATCGGTATCTATTGTCAATGAGAAACAGATAAGTCAAGAGGTCAAGATTGATGAATCTGATAAGAAAGGTTTGCTTAATAACATGAACTCGACCGATGAGCAAAATGTATCACCAAATTATGCAGATGATCGATGGCTAAGCGAGTCGAGCTCCCCCTTATCCAGCGGTAGACTTGGTTCTGGTTCAAAAGTGTAA